Genomic segment of Streptomyces longhuiensis:
CGGCTACAGCGCCGTCATGTTCACCGGATACGCCGGCATCGCCTACACGTACGGCGTGACGTCCTTCGTCACCTGGTCGTTCCCCATCGCGCTCGGCATCGCCATCGGCTCGAAGCTGTTCGCGCCGCGCATCAACCGGCTGCGGTCACGGCTGCACGTGGCGTCCCCGCTCGAATACCTCAAGAACCGCTACAACCTCAAGACGCAGCAGGCGCTGGCCTGGTCGGGCATGCTCCTGAAGATCGTCGACGTCGGCGCGAAGTGGGCCGCGATCGCGACCCTGCTCTCCGTCTTCACCGGCGTCTCCCTCAACCAGGGCATTCTCATCACCGGCGCGATCACCGCCGTCTACTGCACCATCGGCGGGCTGTGGGCCGACGCCCTCACCGAGCTCGGCCAGTTCATCATCCAGCTGATCGCCGGAATCGCCATGTTCGTGGCGGTCGTCGGCAAACTCGGCCCGCACGGCGGCTTCTTCGGCGTCTGGGACGAGCCCGCGCTCCAGGGACACGGCAAGCCGCTCGTCGGCCCGTACGGCACGGTCTTCCTGCTCGCGTTCCTCTTCATCAAGCTCTTCGAGTACAACGGCGGCATGCTCAACCAGGCCCAGCGCTACATGGCCACGGGCAGCGCCCGCGAGGCCACGCGCTCGGCCCGCCTGTCCGCCGTGCTCTGGCTGGTCTGGCCGGTCGTCCTCTTCTTCCCCATGTGGGTGTCGCCGCTCCTGGTCCACGCGCAGAAGCCGGACGGTTCGGACTCGTACGGCCTGATGACCGAACAGCTCCTGCCGCACGGTCTCCTCGGCCTGGTCATCGTCGGCTTCTTCTCGCACACCATGGCCATGTGCTCGTCCGACGCCAACGCCATCGCCGCCGTCTTCACCCGTGACGTGGCGCCCGCGCTCTCGGAGAAGGCGCGGCAGTGGAACGAGCACAAGGGGCTGATCGCCGCGCGCCTGACGACGGTGGTCTTCCTGGGGCTTTCGATGGCGGTCGCCACCCAGGTCAACTCGCCCACCTTCAAGGACATCATCACCGTCGTCATCAAGTGGGTCGCCGGCCTGATGGGCCCGATCGCGATCCCCATGATGCTGGGTCTGCTGCGCGCCTTCCGCAAGTCCGGTCCCACGGCGGCGCTCACCAGCTGGGCCGCGGGTCTGCTCGCCTTCTGGCTGGTCAACTACCCGATCAACTGGAGCGTCGAGGGCGGTGTGCCGCTCGAGTACCAGGTGTCGATCCCGCTGGCCGTCTCGCTCGTGCTCTACATCCTCATCGGCTACGTCAAGCCGGAGGACACCCCGGAGCGGGACGCGCTCATCGAGCGCATCAACACGGACGACGACGGGTCCGCCGGGGCGGCCGCGGTTCCCGCGCAGGCGGAGCCGCAGGACGGGACGGTCGGCACGCAGCCGCCGGGCCGACTGTCGTAGGGCTCGTTCCTCACCGGGCGCCGGGCGGGCTGATCACAGCCGGTCCGGCGCTTCGGCGTTCACGCCCGCGGGTAGCGGGCCAGCCACCCCGGCGAGGACGCCGCGGGGCTGTGCAGGGCGGGCCCCTGCGTCATCTCCATCGCGAAGTCGTCGGCGAGCTCCAGGACCGTGGGGCGGCCCTCCAGCTCGGTCACCCAGCCCGGCGGCAGCGCCGTCTCCCCGTGCAGCGCGCCGAGCAGGCCCCCGCACAGCGCGCCGGTCGCCTCGGACGGGCCA
This window contains:
- a CDS encoding sodium:solute symporter family protein; translated protein: MNSLDWAVLIGYFGVMIAIGVWSHKRVDNVSDFFTAGGKMPWWLSGISHHMSGYSAVMFTGYAGIAYTYGVTSFVTWSFPIALGIAIGSKLFAPRINRLRSRLHVASPLEYLKNRYNLKTQQALAWSGMLLKIVDVGAKWAAIATLLSVFTGVSLNQGILITGAITAVYCTIGGLWADALTELGQFIIQLIAGIAMFVAVVGKLGPHGGFFGVWDEPALQGHGKPLVGPYGTVFLLAFLFIKLFEYNGGMLNQAQRYMATGSAREATRSARLSAVLWLVWPVVLFFPMWVSPLLVHAQKPDGSDSYGLMTEQLLPHGLLGLVIVGFFSHTMAMCSSDANAIAAVFTRDVAPALSEKARQWNEHKGLIAARLTTVVFLGLSMAVATQVNSPTFKDIITVVIKWVAGLMGPIAIPMMLGLLRAFRKSGPTAALTSWAAGLLAFWLVNYPINWSVEGGVPLEYQVSIPLAVSLVLYILIGYVKPEDTPERDALIERINTDDDGSAGAAAVPAQAEPQDGTVGTQPPGRLS